The sequence CagtaatcacatttttttaaccctTGCTCATGCTCACAGTGTGAAAAAGACCCAATGTGCTGTGCTCTGCAAAATTCTTGGGCAACTAttccatttgttgttttggcagGATGAGATTGGCCACAGTGTTCTGAGGTTAAAACCTccaattcatcttttttttttttagctttagtAGTCTGATTATTCTAGGAGTGGAGCTGTTTagcatttcttttgaaattaCGTTAAAGTGTTCCGAAATCATAATATGAAGTAAATATGTACAAGGATTGAAATATTAATTTCGGCAATTAGAAAGATTAGGGTGggaaataatatattatagATTTTTGCTAGTCTTTGTCGAATGAGTCATAACCCacgcaaaagcaaacaaaagtggTTACTAATGGACTGTACTGCTTATTAAAACCACAAATGGTAATAATAATTCGATAATATGTTTGAGACATTGTCAAGGTGATGTCAAAAGTAGGCTTGTTTCCACTTGGGTTTGTGTGAAATTGAGACCAGACATATTTGGTCTCATTAAATCAAGTTGTGAAGTCTTGGCCTCTCAATAACCTTGcacaaaacaaagtcattGGCGGTGAAGGCCTCTTAACAACAGCTTGATCTGATCGGCAAGGCTCGATTCGAAATACATttcgtttttttcttaacGATGAGAGCTCCACTGTTTAAATCAACTGTCTACACTCAAAGTCCAAATGGACTTTTAGAAATGGCTgacatttatatttacatgCACGTTCTGCACTGCACCGTCTACAAAAACAATATGTATGTGCTGACCAAACCATTGGCTCTTGCAAACACTTTAACACACTCCACGTGTACAAAATACACACTTGCACCTGAATTAGCCATTGAGCAAATCCCAATTCTGACATGTGCCAAAGGAAAGGGAACACTATGGCATAAACAggctgtattttcatttttggcacCTAGGTGATGGTGTTAGCTTAAATACGTTGCTCAGTCTAGTGAATGTCCAACAGCATGTAAGTGAACGTCCGGCTCCAGTGAGCCCACAGTGGAGCCCACATTCGTTTTCCTGATGGACAGGGCTATCTGAGCCAAGTCCCCTGCAGGAGACACTGCATACATCGGGATCTCATTATGGCCTTACTGAACATATACATGATGTCAAATTTAGGCCCCAAGCTgtgttgtcattattttagccttttttcccccccaatatGCCTTAACGTgcattcacaaaatgtgattaCATCCTTTGATGACGTTCAAATTAGTGACCATCAAATATGATTTAGCGGCTAATTTACTGACGCTCGTTTGTATGAATACATAATTTCCATGTTCGAAATCCATCTGGTTGATGCAGGTCACTTCCactaataaaaactcttgaatcttgaattttaaATGTGCTGCAAATAATTCGCATCAAATGTCCAGTTGGGTTTTTCCACCCAGGACCCAAGAACACACCAACCATCTGCTCACAAAATGTTCTTGTATGATATTCAGCGTATGGGGGGAAAATTTAGGATGTACCTTCAATGCACTATAAACTTTACAggtgatctttttttccctttctcgGAACCTTTGAATGCACGTGTCAGTGCTCGATGTTACGGCACCATaacttgttgttgttgtgagtTGTCGTCTTGGTTTGCGATGTTAAAAGGTTAACAGCAAGATGAAGAGGTTTGTTCAAATACCAATCCCAAAGAAACAAACCAAGATATTTATTGGTCGTTTCATGGATCAAACACCTGAAGCGAATTTTACCATTCAGCTCTTTGTTAGGAGAACATCAAGTTATGCATTAAGTAGTGAAACCGTGAACAGTTGGGAATGTGAATTCAAAAGTTTATAGAAGATCAAATGAAGTTCCGTTGTAAAGGTTATAGTGCATTTTAGGTATATCCTGAAATGTCACCAGAAAGACAAATAGCTTCACTTTTTGTGAGTCGTTCATCAATCAATCTGCCTAACATCGTTTCTTCAGAAACTGGTTGAGGCTTAATCGGCAGTGCCTCACCTGGAACTGCACGcgttcttttctttcttcagttGCTTCACAACAGTAAATTAACAATCAGTTACACACAGTCGACAATGTTCCTCTTTATCAATTAATGAATCGATTACTATCCTCCTCCACGACCCTTTGTAAGGATAAAGCGTTGGTTGGAtgaacggacggacggatgggtGGATGAATGGGACAGATTGACATGAAACTGTGAATTAACGTCATCATTTCGGAatgaactttttattttcatggtaATCTAGAGGGGTTAGACCAGTATTGGATAAAAGTAGATAAAGACTATTAACGCATACTTGTGCAGTGATGTCGCTTCATTTCAACCCTCACAGGGTTCTTTCTGCATCAGGCTGATCCAACTCCATCCTGTGATGTCAAGCCAAAATGATACATCTTCCTGGCTCTAAAATGTTGGCTGAGGGCAATTGCATCAGGATTATGGTGAGAAATGTCTGCCGCAGGCATTTTTACAAGGGTTATACATTCCTTTCAGCGAATGAATAAAAGAGGGCTTGATGTCTGAGTAGAAACGTTTTTCTCTGAACACTGAAAAGGGTGACAAACCAGAGGCTTAATAATACCTCAGTCATGCATTTCTCCATCTTCTCACCAGATGTTTCACGAGACCTGAAGACCTAAGACCTTAAGTGACTTCAAGACATAAAATGGAGATTTCAGCACATGGTACGGTCACTTAAATAGAGAACAGGGCTAAAGACTGTGTCTCCATTTGGCTAATAATGTAATGACTTCATTAGAGGACATGGACTCTTGagtatgtgtgcatgtgtggatTTACTATACTATCTtccaagaaaaacaataaagattGACCTTGACTGTGATGCACGGAACATAAAAGTATGCTTCTTGCCCACACGTCAAAGAAGTACAGTACGTATGTACTCGTAGTCCGAACATGTGCTCTTTAGTCAGGAAGCTTTCGCACATCACTTTTTATAGCCCTTCTACTTTAACTGATAACAGTGTCGGGAACAAAAATCAAGCACTGCACTAAAACTTGTAACATTTCTCTCAATGTGCTGCAACATCATAGAAGGGTAAGTGAATGTTTTATCATACAATATAACACTTAGAAACCGACTTCATTAAAGTAGTGACTACTTGAATCAATGTGCCCCATTACACATCTTAAAACATTACCAggaatcattcattttctgccaTGTTCAGGGTACAAAGAAAACTATTTTTGCTCACATTTGCACTGATATTCAGGAATCAGTTGTGCTGactggatttttaaaaaaattattgtgTGTAAAATTGTAACTGGTAATGACATTGCACCAGCTTTCATGAATGAGATGCATTGTTTtccatataccgtaattttcggactataagtcgcaccggagtataagtcgcaccagccataaaatgcccaaaaaagtgaaaaaaaacatatatgtatataagccgctcctgagtataagtcgcccccccacccaaactatgaaaaaaaccgcgacttatagtccgaaaattacggtaaaatGATCCAGAATcattataatgtattataaaatgcttcattaaagacatttttaaaatggaagcATGGAACTGGCTAGATTTAATTTTGATGGGCAACTATATTCCAACGTATTTGCAAGTACGTTTCAACATACTTGTAAATGtaagtaaaaatatatatctgcAAAACTATATACCTTTTTTAGCCATGCACAAATCCTGTTTAATAATATTGTTACAATGGCTTGTAATGTTTACCTTTTATGtaagaataaataatttgCCTCGTTTTTGATCAACACTTGGTCCTGCtacgttattgtattttattgttggtCATGATATTTGGAGAGCAGTATTTTTGAGGTATTTTTGAGGTAACATGGGACCAACTAGACTAgtgtgaattttattttgcttcagattaaagttaaagttaaagtcccaatgatcgtcacacacacacctgggtgtggtgaaatttgtcctctgcatttaacccatccccgtgtgattttaatccatcccctgggggagaggggagcagtgagcagcagcggtgccgcgctcgggaatcagttggtaatctaaccccccaattccaacccttaatgctgagtgccaagcagggaggcaatgggtcccatttttatagtctttggtatgacccggccggggtttgaacccacaaccttccagtctcagggcggacactctaccactagacCACTGAGCTGGCAGATTTACAAAGTACCACTAGAGGTCGTTGTCCGCCAACAAATTCATAGTTTGGAATGCAGTGCAGCACGTTTAACAATTTGATATGCAGTACGGTAAGCCTCACCTACAGTAAGAAATacttaaataaatacttaaaaTCCaattatatttgtgtgtgttgcaaaCCACAATAATTTCAGGTATTGCATCAGAGACCTGCGGTGCGCACTATGTTAGTTTTATGTTTCTTCCCTGTTAGAAGCAATGAGGAAAAGTAATGAATCTAAtctaattttatatttttttcatacctAGATTTCTTTACATAAAATTTGCCCTAATAGTTTTACGGAGCCCCTAACATTTACATAAAATTTGCTCTAATGGTTTTACGAAGCCTCTAACATGACGTAGACATGATGAAAACTTTGCTTTCCCATAAAATGATTGCGATGTATAAGTGTCGTAAAATTCTATCCGTTTTTTTGAGAAACAATAAACAGTACATTAACAGTATACGtatttaggttttttttttttttttttcgaatcAAGTTCGAATGGGGAAATCAGAATACCCTccaattgtgtttttctttacgCGGAAGTACAATAACTCGCATTAGAAAACAAATTGCGTCGCCTCGACCGCCCCCAAAAATATTGCAAACTTTGTGAGCGAAAGcaaagtttattttattttatttattttgctagtttttcctctctctggtAAGTCACCTTAGGGGCTCCGTTTGTTTTTGATAGAAAACGTATCCTGGACAACCCCGTCATATTGTGACAGAAAGCATAACTTCGCAACTTTGCTCTATTAAAATCTACAGTGTGCTGCATGCGCTTGTGACCATGGCCGTGAACCTTCGGCTGTGCGGACGATCCTTGGAGGCGGTCGCTGCTTGTACGATCGAAGACACGCCACCCACCCAGTGGTTTCTATACAAAGAGATGGGTGTGGTAGGAAGAGCAACTGTGCGCTGTCACCGACGAACTATTGTGTCGCCCACGTCAAACGGACCTGAAACAAGAGCAGGCAGAACAAGATTGTCAagtgcaatataaatataatacacAACGTTGTTGTTTCCCCCCCTTGCCTTAGCTTGGAGAAATTAGGAGCAGTCTTCTGGGGCACGGTGCAAGGTACAGTTTACTTTGCTGACTGTTGTAGGTGAGTAAGAACTTTATATTTGTAGTACAAATGCTACCGCGTGTTTTTCTCCACTCGAATGCGTGGCAGTGTGTTGCTACTCTTATATTAGAGTGTAGGGTCTAACTTTTATGCAATCCAACATGAGGGTCTTGCTTACTTTCAGAAATAAACTCAATAGCTTCTTTATTGTGCCTTCAAATAAAAGAATCCATTGAGCAAATGAACTGACATGTTGCAATGAATGCATTATGCTGGTTCTGGTTGGGCAATGCATGGAGTCACGCCCAAGAGTTGTACTTGACACAACAATTgttattgaaatatttcagaGCAATGAGCCTGGTCCAGCTGCTGAAAAGCCACTTCTTGAGCAGTCTGATCATCTGCTATGTGTTCCTGGTCAGCGGCCTCATCATCAACCTGCTTCAGCTATGCACTCTTCCTCTGTGGCTGTTCAACAAGCAGCTGGCACGGAAGGTCAACTGCAGATTTGCCTACTCCATCTATAGCCGTAAGTGTAAAAACTGAAAAGCATCTTGGACTCATCATGCAGTCTCTCAAGTATACTGTCAATATCCTCTTCTAGAGATGGTTGCCACATTAGAGTGGTGGTCTGGAACGGAATGCAGCCTGTATACTGATCCAAAATCTTACCCATTGTATGGAAAGGAAAATGCAATTGTGGTTCTCAACCACAGTTTTGAGATAGACTTCCTGTGTGGTTGGACCTTCTGTGAGCGATTCGGAGTCCTCGGGGTAAGAAAGTACAATATCTTTACAAtcagttgaaaaataaatgtttaaacaCTGTATTCTGTTCAACAAAACTGTACGCAGGATTTTgccccaaaatattttgacaataTCCTTTGACCATGTATGGCACTGTTCACAATGCAAgcctgtgcaaaaaaaaaatcatactgGATTCAAGCTCGATTTTTCCGCACTCTCCCTGCAGATGTGACGTCATGATCGTTCTTGTGCTAGCTTGTTGTTGTCTCACAGTAACGACCAAACGCTATTATTTCGGCATAATGGATTCTACACCTCCTCAGAAGAGACCGACCTCTAGTACGCCTCAGACACCCTCATTGTCTCCGAGAAAGGCTTAATAAATGAGAAAACATGCATATGAAGAAAGGAgcatgcaattttattttttgggccaCAGGTGGCAGTAGCGATTCGAAACTCAGATTCAGAACTCGGACTGCTGTTTTAATTTCGGGCTACTTTATTATCTGATATTGAAGTCAAGCATAGAGTGTTGCTTTTCATGTTACAATGTCAACATCATATTTACATAGTGTTGCTTTTCTTGTTACTAGTTCGACATATGTTGCTTTTCATGTTACTAGTTCGACATCATATTTAAATAACTAATTGACATCCTCTTTTCTGGATCCTGTAAAGTTTTGTGCCCCACCCAAAATCTAGCTGAGGTGAGACTAGCACATTTCAATATACACagtatgttaaaaatgtttttatacttATATCATATTTATAATGATTTCCCTATTCTCAGTATTCTCAAGCTGACATAGTTTCCGTTCAAGTCTTTCGGTGCCTCTGATGGGAGGCGAGTGCTTATTGAAAGCGATCTGAATATTTTTCAGAGTTCCAAAGTTCTTGCCAAAAAAGAGTTGGCCTACGTCCCGGTCATCGGTTGGATGTGGTACTTCCTGGAGATCGTTTTCTGCAAGAGGCAGTGGGAAAAGGACAGAACGACAGTGACTCAAAGCCTTCAGAACCTTAGGGACTATCCTGAAAACTATTGGGTAGGTATAGTTATACTTTAGGTTTATCCGTGATTAAAGCTTTGGAATAAAACCATTGATAAATAATTTTCCGCTGCTAGTTTTTGCTTTACTGTGAAGGAACTCGCTTCACAGCAAAGAAGCACCAGATCAGCATGCAGGTGGCCGAGACGAAAGGTCTGCCCAAACTGAAGTATCATCTTCTACCAAGAACCAAAGGCTTCTGGGTCACTGTTCAAAACCTCAGAGGAACTGGTGGGTAGCCGCCACCATCATGTCAAGTTccagtcattttcaaatcaagtgCACGCTTCAAACCATCATGTATCTTTTAATACTCAGTCGCAGCAGTCTACGACTCCACGCTCAACTTCAGAAACAATGAAATGCCAACCCTGCTGGGAATCCTTCACGGAAAGAAATACCACGCAGATTTATATGTGAGGTACTGACTCCATAAAGATGAGCATTCTGTCTGTATCTGAGAGCTTGCTTCGCCTTGATAACATGCAGGAGAATTCCGCTGGACCTGATCCCAGAAGATGAATCTGAGTGCGCTAATTGGCTTCACAAACTCTACCAGGAGAAGGTGATAACTCCCCTATTTTGATATTAACCAGAATGCCGTTTTTAGACTAGCGGGGCCTCCTAGAACCTATTAttgtggagaaaaaagaaTTCGAAGGAATCTTGTTTGAGTTGAATATGTCATTAATTGAAACAATTCtgtcttcttttatttatatgtatgaATATAAAGGACGGTTTTCAAGAGGGCTACGAGCGGACGGGGCGGTACCCCGGCCCCATGGTGAACCCACCGCGGCGGCCCTGGTCACTGATCAACTGGTTGTTCTGGTCCTGCCTTCTCCTTTACCCACTGGGCCTACTCCTCGCACAGCTCATCCTTTCAAGATCAGTGGTGACCATTTTGTCTGCGGTGGTCCTCTGCACTGCAGGTGGGTTTCACTCAAAACTAGGTGCCTGTTTGAGGGTTTAACTCACCCCTCCCTGCTTTTAACCTGCTCCTGTTCATTTCACAAAGCAGTAATTTCACACCTTGTAATGTAAGTTGCGTTTCTTCTTATAGTCAGGTTTTATGTGCTTAgagattattttattgttttcatgttGTATTGTTAACAGTGGTTTATTTTTACCATTGCACAACTGCAGTGGCAGTTCTGGGCCTTCAGCGGGGACTGAAAGTGACCTAAGCCACTTCTTAATACCGTGACTATCATGTCAcaattttacacacacacacacacgcacgcacgcacgcacgcacatgcgcgcgcgcacacacacgcgcacacacacacacacaaaaaacggTCACAATTCtataaaataatacacaaaaCCATGACACCAATATGCGACATTACAGAGAGGGAGGGTCCATCTCGGAAATGaatttttgttcatgtttgaCACCAAGATTTCATAACTCATATTCACTTTTATCTGTGATCaacaaatcaaagcacggGAAAAATGCCTATGTCATAAGCCTGATAACTGGCCTTGTTTAGTAATTCTTAAATCTGAttggttaaagaaaaaaattctgcCTTTGCCAAAAGTGTGTATGTGACATGTGGCTTCATACTGTCaattacattacatttcaTTGCATTACATAACAGCACATAGAAGTTAAAGTCTAATACGaccaagaaaataaattaaaaaatacataaatgacaTAACAGTACTGGAAATTGGCCAAACAGGAGTAATAAAATGGCATTAAATAAAGTTAgacaatttcatttaaattcattttcaactctgacacaacaacaaattgCTCTTATCTGTTAAACTCAGACTTCAAGTATGATCATATTTGTACTTGGTAGATAATCTCTTAAGTAAATATACTGTAGATTATCAAATCTTTGTCACGGAGAATGATAATGAAAATCtaactttctttttctctggAAGTACTCTCAAgtatgtctttgttttttactcCCGTCGTAAAACATTAAAtctaaaatgaacatttatttgacaGCTTCAGTGGCTGTTCGTTGGATGATTGGCCAGACTGAGATTAACAGAGCTTCAAACTATGGAAGCAAGACGACTcatcaaaacaacaactgaGGAAGCCAGAAAGCACAGTAGCACAGCTACTGCAAAATGAACATTAATGTTCCTAGCTTTGACTGCACTGCCGATTTCTGCCGCAACAAGTGGCGATCTGCCCTGAACCACAATGTAGCCAGTGTACTACCGACAATGAACAGTGACTGGAGGCATGGCATTCAACCCGCTTAGAAAACTGTAGTCATTTTCAGGCGGACAAACATTGAAACATTAAATCAGGATGAAACTCACAATATTTCCGTTTGAATGGTCACGGAAAAGAATTGCCAAAAGCATATATACTGCTACTGTGGATTTGTACGACAATTATATTgtcaaaatgtgttatttgtgACAATCATCCAGGAACAAGCACACTTCCTCTATGAAACCtaatttaaaatacatttgtatttaattactGCCCGGTACATTTCCTGTGTTGTAGCCAGTGAGCTCCTCTTGGTTTTCAGCAAAGTTCATGTACCATTCATATGAGCAAAGGTTAATGGAATGGGGATGGTCACAAAATTGCTACAGtctgtgtattatttttattttgctcttaTTTCAGCTTTTATCATCAACCTGATGAACTGTGTGAACTGTGTGAACTCTGAGTGAACCCACTGAGTGAACCCAATGACTTATTTGGTCAATTTcagttcatttatttcacacaaaatacaaatgtacagTTCCCTGGGACGAATGAATTGTTACTTATTGCTAAATTGATGTCTCTGGCAGTATTTGATGGAATATTgtgaaaaaaggacaaaatatatttgcgAAACAGCTGGTTAattctttatatttatattgacCGAGGTTGAAATGGCTTTACTGTGACGGGTTCCCCTGTTATAATTGAGAAAATGCTCATGCTGCTCTATCTGTGGTCTTACAATAAAACTGCCTAACCTTGTAAATTTGTCGTGTCTGTAGTGTTAAAAGACTTctcatatataaaaataatataggATATCAACATAACAGTTGTGTACAGAACATCTATTCTGGTTTAGTATGAATGTTTTTGGGTCAGGGTCAGTTTTATCTGTTTGGTTTTAACCAGTAAACTGCACAATTGTGTGAATGGCAATATTGCTCCGATGTTATTCGTATGCCTTGAATTTGGTGTCTGCATTTGCAAGGTATTCATTATTATACACTTaggatatttatttttttttctctctagtTGCCCAAATTCATGGATGAACATCAAATATGCACCGGTAAGTGAATTTAAActaaaatgactttattttgTGTATCCTGATTCGCTACTTTTAGCATATTAGCGCAATTGCTAGCTGGTTTAAGACGGCGCTTTAACGTGAGCACGCTTTCTATActgttttatcttttttattaaaatttaCTATGGAAGTTGGCTTTATTGCTTTGGAACGGTGGCCTACTTTTAACTCAAAAGAAGTGATCAAAGAAAGTGCGGACGTGATTGACGCAGAGTCGCTGGAAAATGGCATCAACGTAACCATGGCAACCCGACACGTTACAAAGACGTCTTTGACAACACGTGACATAAACAGCGTTCACTGTTAAGTTGGTTCTTTGCCGTTACTGCTGTTGTATTAGTCATCTGCATGTGCATGAGGTGCATTCAGCTGCTAGCCAAATACTTTATTTCTGGTTGTCACTTTTGGTGAGTATGTACGTGATCTTGGAGATTTAAATAATGATTAGTTAAGTCAAATAATTAATGGAAGCTTTATATAAATGTGCTAAATCAAAATACATTATAAAGCAATACATTTTGCCATAATGTATACATTTTGCAATAATGTATACATCTCCAGCGCTATTAGCAGAAGGTTTATGAAACAATATGACACATTTGAAATTATAAACTGTagtccttttttatttttttattttatttttttataaatggtAGTCACTACGTAAATGGTAGTCACTACGAAGCAGCGCTTCATGGACATAttaattgaatgaatgaaatatggAATATCTTATTAATACACAAAGAAGCTAATTGTATTTTCCATTTGCGTTGCAGTGTTAAATTTACTGGATTCTCAAACCAAGCTATACTTATGGGAAAtgtaaattgaatgaatgaaatacgGAATAATTGAGCAATAGACAGAAACCAAATGAATTTTCCATCTGCGTTGCAATGTTAAACTTCCTGGATtctcaaacttattttttaacaaaacaatgtaTTTTTAGGATAACACAACAAATAATTTTGACTGTGTAGAATCCTGGGTAATTAATTCCGGAAGTTGGTGGAATTTGACATTGAAGAAAATCAGCAGTATTAGAAAAGCTGTTTtcccaaaatgattttgtggatgcacgtgcgtgcgtgcgtgcgtacgtacgtacgtacgtgcgtgcgtacgtACTCCGTACGTGCGTACGTACTCCGTACGTGCGTACGTACTCCGtacttgtgtgcgtgtgtgaggtATTAATGAGGTATTCATGCGTTGCTGTAATATTAGTATATGCCGCAATAAAACACAGTTGAATTGCTTAACCCAGTTCTTTCAATGACATTGatcataatttaaaaatatatattttattatcttAATTATACATTGtattataaatatttcttttactgCCATTGACTTTTGTTAAATACATTCAAACATTCATTAATCAATGTTCCAGATTAAACTAtgtaatatataaaacattaacTGTACAATGTTTTTGCTAGTATTGCagctttgcatttgtttgtataATTTTATAAATGTCAATTACTAATTGTTTTATAGTAAAacctgaaaatgaaatgtgtgcatttcagaaatctctttttttgcacTAAAATGGAACCGGTGCCAAAAGGGTCCGTGGATGAGATGAAATGGTACGAGCTCCTAACTCCACTCTACGAGCCCCTGGAGGAGCTTGGCTACCTATGCAACGCTCGCCCCCCACCTCCTCCCACTCCCTGCGACCCCGCCGACATGCCGCTCGACAACCTCCCCATGTTTACAGGAAGTCACTATGTAGGGTCTGGTGACTGCTACATCCGGGGAGACAATCTGATGAACATGAACTACCGAGCTCCACTCCATATGGAGTACATGCAACCAGCTCACCTGAACATTGGGCCAGCTGGTGATGTCACCAAACAGGTGAGCATTGGCAATGAAATCACCTTTTGTGGagcaaataattatttgattcTCTACTTAAATTATAATCCCCAAATAGCAGCCATCGACTACTTCCAAGCACAAGAGTTAAGAGCTGTTGAAAGATAGACGAAATTGTAGACCTGCATAAAACTGAGTAGGTAACAAAATAGCAAAATACAAAACCTGACACAAGAACAACTCAGTCAAGCATGGAGGTGGAAATCTTTCTTTTGGGAGggggctttttttcccccagcataatatactgtacatgtttTAAATGTAAGTCTTATCTCTCCACTCTATAGTATATGAACTATCAGCACCAACCCTACGAGTGGCCTGTCAATCACCCACATGCTCCTACTCCTCCGGTAAGAACCCtgccacacacatacaccccAAATCTATGACGGGGCA is a genomic window of Syngnathus acus chromosome 15, fSynAcu1.2, whole genome shotgun sequence containing:
- the agpat4 gene encoding 1-acyl-sn-glycerol-3-phosphate acyltransferase delta isoform X2 — encoded protein: MVATLEWWSGTECSLYTDPKSYPLYGKENAIVVLNHSFEIDFLCGWTFCERFGVLGSSKVLAKKELAYVPVIGWMWYFLEIVFCKRQWEKDRTTVTQSLQNLRDYPENYWFLLYCEGTRFTAKKHQISMQVAETKGLPKLKYHLLPRTKGFWVTVQNLRGTVAAVYDSTLNFRNNEMPTLLGILHGKKYHADLYVRRIPLDLIPEDESECANWLHKLYQEKDGFQEGYERTGRYPGPMVNPPRRPWSLINWLFWSCLLLYPLGLLLAQLILSRSVVTILSAVVLCTAASVAVRWMIGQTEINRASNYGSKTTHQNNN
- the agpat4 gene encoding 1-acyl-sn-glycerol-3-phosphate acyltransferase delta isoform X1, giving the protein MSLVQLLKSHFLSSLIICYVFLVSGLIINLLQLCTLPLWLFNKQLARKVNCRFAYSIYSQMVATLEWWSGTECSLYTDPKSYPLYGKENAIVVLNHSFEIDFLCGWTFCERFGVLGSSKVLAKKELAYVPVIGWMWYFLEIVFCKRQWEKDRTTVTQSLQNLRDYPENYWFLLYCEGTRFTAKKHQISMQVAETKGLPKLKYHLLPRTKGFWVTVQNLRGTVAAVYDSTLNFRNNEMPTLLGILHGKKYHADLYVRRIPLDLIPEDESECANWLHKLYQEKDGFQEGYERTGRYPGPMVNPPRRPWSLINWLFWSCLLLYPLGLLLAQLILSRSVVTILSAVVLCTAASVAVRWMIGQTEINRASNYGSKTTHQNNN